Sequence from the Priestia megaterium genome:
CGAATTGCTTTGTATAGTCCAATCATTCCTTCTTGGACGATATCTTCTTTTTCAGCACCAATCAAAAAGTATTTTCTTGCTTTTCCCCTTACAAGATTTTGATACTTGTTGATTAAATACTCTAATGATTTTTCGTCTCCACTATGAACCATTTCAACCAAAACATGATCTTCTAACATAGCATAATTTTGAACTTTTTCAATTACGATGCCTACGCTCACTCATATCCCCCCGTTACACTTAGTTGAGTTTTGATGTGTTCTAAACTGATGCATGATCTACTTGTTACGACGCTACTGCAATACGGTCCAGAAACGTAAAAAGCGTACAGAGTAAACTGTCGCTTTCCTCTCTCACTTTATGCTCCCCTGCATCTTTCTATAATCTATTATAAAAGAGTATAACCGATAAAAATCAAAAAGGTTGTCGAAATATGAAAGTGTTTGCAAAAAAAATCAATTTTTATAGAAAATTCACACAAATCACTTTATTATTTCATATAGTGACAGCAATCTGTAAAAAAAGCAATAAAAAAACACTTCCATATGAAATAAACTTACTCAAGCAGAGTAAGTCGAAGTTGCAGATGATACTGCGCATATAGGATTAGTTGCCTTCCGGCTTATCAGCATTTTTTGTTCCCTTGCTTTTATAAGGCTTTGCATTTTTCTTCTTTTTTGCACTCGCCTGCCAGCGGTTCCACCCTTTTTTTCCGGTGCCTCGCCCCGTGCCGCCTTTACCTTTTGCTTTACTCATACGTATTCCTCCGTTACCTGCGTGTTTGCTACAATAAAAAAAGACCCCGTCCAAAGTCGGAGTCTTTTTTGGATTGCATAAAATTATGCTTTTACAACGTTAGCAGCTTGTGCACCGCGTTGACCTTGCTCGATGTCGAAAGTCACTTTTTGACCTTCATCTAAAGATTTGAATCCGTCGCCTTGAATTGCGCTGAAATGTACGAATACATCTTCTCCGCCTTCAATTTCGATGAAACCGAAACCTTTTTCTGCATTAAACCATTTTACTGTACCTTCAGTCATACTATTTCCTCCAGTGGTGGAATTACTCCACGCATATATTACTACCCTTGCTCAATCGTACTATTTCCAGATAAAAATTTCTATTGAAGAATATTTCTCTTCTTTCAATTTCATACCGAACAAAAATAATTAACCTTAGTGTAACATATCAATTTAGAAATAGCAAGTTTCTGTTCTAAGACAGGTTTTATATTAATTATACATCTGCTAAAAGCCTACGGGGCAGCCTTGAGGCTACCAATATTTCTGGATTGTGATGCGGCATAAGGTTTTTTCATTCAGCAATATGTATCATCTCCACAAAAATAAATATTTCATATCCTGCTTTCTAAGAACTATGCCACTTATAAATGGACATGCACATTTTTTATCAATTTATTTTCTACTCTCTTTCCTCCCACGCAATAAAATAACCATTAATTACAAAATAAGATAATAATAGTATATAATGATACGTGATTTATAGCTAAGAAGGAACAACATGATTCGTGAACGATCACTTTTGATAAAAGGACTCACCTTTTTACTAGCTGTTTTTATTTTAAACATCCCTTTCCCTAACTCAACGCCGCTCAGTCATTCTGTCTTTCCTTTTTTAGGTCTTCCCATCTATGGAGATAAAGAAACAATGACGGGAATTCAACACGCTAGCAATGCGTGGGGAATTATACTTTCACTTGGTCTTTTTGCCCTTTACAAAAGTTTAAATCGTCATCGTTTAAAATTAACGATTTTAGCTGCGTTTATTGTCATATCGGGTCCTGGTCATATGGTTGAAGCGATGCAAAAGACCGTATTACCAGGTATGTATGCCGTTTCTTACGATGCGGAAAACAGCATTTGTACATTTGAGAGAAATAAAAAAGAAACCGTATTAACGGGCACCTGTGACCTTTCATTTGAAAATCACAGCTCAAAACCTGTTACGTTTGAAGTAGCACTGGATGAGCGCTCCTATTTTAAAGAAGATACCCCTTTTTTACTTATGATGAATAAGCCTAGGCTTCATACTGTTACGTTGGAACCAAAGACGTATCAAACTGTCGAAATCACTTCATCTGTCAAAGTAGCAGACTTTCCTTCTAAAATCCCTATGAGTGAAGTAAACGGTTTTCATGTAAACATTTATCAAAAAGAGAAAAAGCGTTATTTATAAGCATAGAAAAAGCCCTTATAGGGCTTTTTAAATGAGTGAATTACCAGCCAAAGCCTCCGCCGTAGCAGCTGCAGCCGATGATCACTAATAAAATAAATAATACAACTAATAAAGCAAAACCAGATCCATGACCATATCCAGCGTTTCCAGACATACGAACACTTCCTTTTCTTTAGTTACTCTTTCCTCAAGAAAAATGCCGTTTGCATTTCGCTTGAGTTGAATTATCTTATGCCTGAACACACCGTTTTGACTCTGGTTTTTTCTTTTTTCTTTTTCCTTCTTGCCATGCACCTCATTAATAAAAGAAGAAAACAGCCTAAGAAAAGCCCTGACTTCGCTTCTTCTTCTCTGTCCAAAAGAGATTAAGACATAACGAAATCAATCCCAGCTAAAGACGAACAAATGAGATAAATAATCTGGACTGCTTGTTACACCGCTGTTGATTTCCGTGCAAGACTTCGCTTTCTGCGGGGTCTCACCTATTCCGCTTTTCCCGCAGGAGTCCTCGCCTTGCCTTCCAATCACCAGCTAGAAGCAGCTACATAGATGAAACCTACGTTCACCATACCAATAAAAAAATCCGAACGAGTTACATTCATCGTTCGGATCTTCCTCTTAAACTAAAATGCTTTTCAGCCTCTCTTACAAAATCATTTATTTTACTAACTTACGTCTTTCAGAAGAACGTACTTCCGTGCGCTTACCGATACCTAGTACGTAGTAGCTCAGCACGACAATAGCTAAAAAGATAATGCCGACAATCAGCGATATGCGCGTTTCATCATTAAACCACATGCCTACAAGCACCATAAATAAAAACGCGATTGTTACGTAGTTCGTCACAGGAGCAAAAGGCATTTTAAATGGATGTTGGTCCATCGCCGCTCCTTTTGCTTTTCGAAAACGAATTTGACTGATGAGAATCACAAACCATGGAATCATACCTGGAAGCACGCTCGCACTGTACACGTACACAAAAACGTTTGGCGGTGCAATATAATTTAAGACAACGCCCGCAGCTAAGCCAATCATCACCGCAACGGTACTATAAATAGGCACACCGTTTCGAGAAACCTTTGTAAAAAAGGCCGGAGCCTGACCGTTTACACCTAGCGTGTAAAGCATACGTCCTGCACTGAAAATTCCGCTGTTGCACCCAGACATTGCCGCTGTGATGACAACAAAGTTAATAATGCCCGCCGCTGCCGTAATCCCTACTTTAGCAAATGTAGAAACAAACGGACTGCCAAGCGAATCCAGCTCGTTCCACGGATACACCGTTACAATCACAAAGATGGCGCCGATATAAAAAATTAAAATACGCCAAATTAAGCTTTGAATCGCACTTGTTAACGTTTTTTTAGGATCTTTTGCTTCTCCTGCTGTAATTCCAATAAGCTCTACTCCTTGATAGGCAGCAATAACAAGCGATAGGGCAAAGAAAAAGCCTGACCATCCGCCTGTAAAGAAACCGCCGTTTGCCCACAAATTCGACAGACCAAGCGCTTCGCCGCCGTTTCCAAGACCGAAGAAAATAAGCCCAAGACCGGCAATAATCATAAGAACAATCGTAACAATTTTAATCATTGCAAACCAAAACTCAAACTCTCCAAACGATTTCACCGAAATTAAATTGGCCCCACCGAGAATGACCATGGCGACAATTCCCGGAACCCACGCCGGTAAATGCGGGAACCAGTACTGCATATAAGCTCCGACCGCAATAATCTCTGCCATGCCGACAATCACCCATTGAAACCAGTTGCTCCAAGCCGTGATATAACCCGCTAACGGATGAATATATTTATGACCAAATGTCGCAAACGAACCCGTACTTGGCTCTAAATAGAGCATCTCACCCATTGCACGCATAATAAAGAAAATAAAAACGCCGCAAATAGCATACGCAAGCAGGACGGATGGCCCCGTCCATTTAATGGTGCTTGCTGAACCCATGAATAACCCTACCCCAATCGTTCCTCCAAGAGCAATCATTTGGATATGACGAGATTCAAGCCCTCTTTTTAACTCTTTGTTTGCCAATTTACTTCCTCCTAGCCCTCGTGATGATTTTCTCTTCTATTAAGAAATTCTTTTATTCCCTTGTCCTGATAGGGAACTATCATCTTTTTTCTTTTTCATAAAGAAGTACGAACATACCACAAATACAGCAATCAGCAGCGTGAGATAAAACTGAGTGCGAAGTGAATCAATAAATGCCATCGCAATAAAGATACTTGTGATCGCCGCAATCGTTCCATACGTTAAATAAGGAAACAGCCACATTCTGATTTTTAATGCTTCCGGCTTTTCTTTTTCGTATTTCTTTCTCATGCGAAGCTGTGAAAAAGCAATAACAAGGTACACAAGAAGCGCTACGCCTCCCGATGCGTTTACTAAAAATAAAAAGATTTTATCAGGTGAAAGATAGTTAAAACCAACGCTGATGTAAGAAATCACGGTACATCCTACAATGGCATTAAACGGAATGCCTTTTTTATTCACTTTCAAAAACATGCGCGGCGCGTCTCCTTTTTGCGCCATTGAGTACAGCATACGAGAACTCGTGTATAGACCTGAATTTAAGCAAGACAAAACAGCAGTCAGTACGATAAAGTTCATGATTTGAGCCGCTGCCGGAACGTTTACTAGCTCTAATATCGAAACAAACGGACTTTTCATCAAGCTTGAAGAATCCCACGGAAGGATAGTTACTAAGATTAAAATGGACCCAAGATAAAAAATTAAAATACGATAAATAACGGTATTTGTTGCGATGGTGATCGCTCGCTCAGGCTGAGCCGATTCTCCAGCGGCTGTTGCGACAATTTCTGTCCCCATAAAAGAAAACATTACAATCGCCACTCCTAAAAAGACGGAGCTGATTCCATTTGGAAGAAATCCTCCTCTATGAAGAAGATTCGACGCTCCCGGAGACTCTACTCCTGGTATTAAACCGAGGATGATCGCCCCTCCTAAAAGTAAAAACAGCACTAAACTAACTACTTTAATGAGCGAAAACCAATATTCAAATTCACCAAATGATTTAACAGAGTATAAGTTCGTTAAAGTTAGTAAAAACGTCAGGATCAGACTCACACCCCAAGACGGTAAAGACGGAAACCAATATTGAATAATCGTTGAACCCGCAATCGCTTCAACTGCAATAACAATTACCCAGAAAAACCAGTACAGCCAGCCGATTGTGTAGCCGGCCCACGGCCCAAGCGCTTCTCTGGCATATGTGGCGAACGAGCCGCTTGAAGGATTAGCCGTAGACATTTCCCCCAGCATTCGCATAACTAAAATCACCAGCAAACCGGCAAACGCGTACGAAAAAATGGAACCAGGACCCGCTGCGTTAATGAGTGATCCGCTTCCAATGAACAAACCGGCACCAATGATTCCCCCTAAAGAAATCATGGTTATGTGTCGAATTTTTAATTCTTTTTTTAACTCAGGCGGTTGATGACTCATGTTAAAATCCTCCTTATAGGAACCGTCATTTAAAGAATTACACGTTCTTCGCATCGCGCGTTAAATATGTAAGCCCTTACAATATCATGAACAAATAACTGGTGTTTTTCTACCCTCCCTCTATCTGTACATTCAAATGAGGCCTTCACTTGACGAAAAAGATAGCTTCATTCGACAAAAATTACTTTTCGAATTATATGATAATTTATATTGAACAACTTTGTCTATTGTTTTTTGAAAGGAAGATCATTTTAATTTACTAACGATAAACTCTTTCTCCTATCGTAATTCTTTACTTCAAAACATCTTTTCTTATATTTTACCGCCCCCCTTTCTTTTCGTTTTGTTCAAAATCACTATAAAAACCATAGATTCATTGGAACTTTAAACAAAAGTGTTTATTTTTAAATTTTTTGAACATTTTTGTTAAAAAACTATGTACAAAACTAGAATAAGGTGATTATAATACAGGTATAGGGTGTTGGAATATTAATTATGTTGCAAATTTTCTAAAAAAG
This genomic interval carries:
- a CDS encoding DUF3934 family protein; translation: MRMSKAKGKGGTGRGTGKKGWNRWQASAKKKKNAKPYKSKGTKNADKPEGN
- a CDS encoding amino acid permease; its protein translation is MSHQPPELKKELKIRHITMISLGGIIGAGLFIGSGSLINAAGPGSIFSYAFAGLLVILVMRMLGEMSTANPSSGSFATYAREALGPWAGYTIGWLYWFFWVIVIAVEAIAGSTIIQYWFPSLPSWGVSLILTFLLTLTNLYSVKSFGEFEYWFSLIKVVSLVLFLLLGGAIILGLIPGVESPGASNLLHRGGFLPNGISSVFLGVAIVMFSFMGTEIVATAAGESAQPERAITIATNTVIYRILIFYLGSILILVTILPWDSSSLMKSPFVSILELVNVPAAAQIMNFIVLTAVLSCLNSGLYTSSRMLYSMAQKGDAPRMFLKVNKKGIPFNAIVGCTVISYISVGFNYLSPDKIFLFLVNASGGVALLVYLVIAFSQLRMRKKYEKEKPEALKIRMWLFPYLTYGTIAAITSIFIAMAFIDSLRTQFYLTLLIAVFVVCSYFFMKKKKDDSSLSGQGNKRIS
- a CDS encoding amino acid permease — translated: MANKELKRGLESRHIQMIALGGTIGVGLFMGSASTIKWTGPSVLLAYAICGVFIFFIMRAMGEMLYLEPSTGSFATFGHKYIHPLAGYITAWSNWFQWVIVGMAEIIAVGAYMQYWFPHLPAWVPGIVAMVILGGANLISVKSFGEFEFWFAMIKIVTIVLMIIAGLGLIFFGLGNGGEALGLSNLWANGGFFTGGWSGFFFALSLVIAAYQGVELIGITAGEAKDPKKTLTSAIQSLIWRILIFYIGAIFVIVTVYPWNELDSLGSPFVSTFAKVGITAAAGIINFVVITAAMSGCNSGIFSAGRMLYTLGVNGQAPAFFTKVSRNGVPIYSTVAVMIGLAAGVVLNYIAPPNVFVYVYSASVLPGMIPWFVILISQIRFRKAKGAAMDQHPFKMPFAPVTNYVTIAFLFMVLVGMWFNDETRISLIVGIIFLAIVVLSYYVLGIGKRTEVRSSERRKLVK
- a CDS encoding cold-shock protein, with the protein product MTEGTVKWFNAEKGFGFIEIEGGEDVFVHFSAIQGDGFKSLDEGQKVTFDIEQGQRGAQAANVVKA
- a CDS encoding YjcZ family sporulation protein; the protein is MSGNAGYGHGSGFALLVVLFILLVIIGCSCYGGGFGW